One part of the Calypte anna isolate BGI_N300 chromosome 12, bCalAnn1_v1.p, whole genome shotgun sequence genome encodes these proteins:
- the TMA7 gene encoding translation machinery-associated protein 7 codes for MLRWPRGARRKRPPRGHEPACAGAGRNGTERVGSERNGEERSGAITMSGREGGKKKPLKQPKKQSKDLDETDLAFKQKQKEEQKKLEEMKAKAAGKGPLASGGIKKSGKK; via the exons ATGCTACGGTGGCCGCGCGGGGCCAGGCGGAAGCGACCGCCACGGGGGCACGAGCCCGCGTGCGCCGGTGCGGGGCGGAACGGAACTGAACGGGTCGGATCGGAACGGAACGGCGAGGAGCGGAGCGGAGCTATCACCATGTCGGGACGAGAGG GCGGCAAGAAGAAGCCGCTGAAGCAGCCGAAGAAGCAGTCGAAGGACCTGGACGAG ACAGATCTGGCAtttaaacaaaagcagaaggaggAGCAAAAGAAACTTGAGGAGATGAAAGCAAAGGCTGCTGGAAAAGGCCCCCTTG